A genomic segment from uncultured Methanobrevibacter sp. encodes:
- the sstT gene encoding serine/threonine transporter SstT — protein sequence MNKYVEKWVESSLILKILIGLIIGAILGLAVPQYEMIGLLGQLFVSALKAIAPLLVFVLVASALSKAGEGIRSRFKTVIVLYIFSTFLSAMVAVTGSFLFPVSMHLTQAGKVTAPGGLGEVISNMLLNIFTNPLQSLSQGDYLGILFWAIVFGICLKQVGSPTTKNVFEDCANATSLIVKGIIQFAPIGIMSLVFSAVAESGLSIFIQYGQLILLLVACIATVALITDPLIAAFALRRNPYPLVFTCLKESGITAFFTRSSAANIPVNMRLCERLGLDKDFYSISIPLGATINMEGAAITITIMTLAVCHTLGISVDLPTTIVLCIISTLAAAGSSGVAGGSLLLIPMACSLFGIPADISMQAIAVGFIIGVIQDSCETALNSSGDALFSATAEYHDRAKAGEPVNFLGEFAKNKEETTA from the coding sequence ATGAATAAATATGTTGAAAAATGGGTTGAATCCAGCCTAATATTAAAGATACTTATTGGATTAATCATTGGGGCAATTTTAGGTCTTGCAGTCCCACAATATGAAATGATTGGGCTTTTAGGTCAATTGTTTGTAAGTGCATTGAAAGCTATTGCTCCACTTCTTGTTTTTGTATTGGTTGCTTCAGCTTTGTCTAAAGCAGGAGAGGGTATAAGAAGCAGATTCAAGACTGTAATTGTTTTATATATCTTCTCAACATTCCTATCTGCTATGGTTGCAGTAACTGGCAGTTTCCTATTCCCAGTGTCAATGCATCTTACACAAGCAGGTAAAGTAACTGCTCCTGGAGGTTTAGGTGAAGTCATAAGCAACATGCTATTGAATATATTCACTAATCCATTGCAGTCACTTTCTCAAGGGGATTACCTTGGAATCCTATTTTGGGCAATCGTATTTGGTATCTGCTTGAAGCAAGTTGGAAGTCCCACAACAAAGAATGTATTTGAAGACTGTGCAAACGCTACAAGTTTGATTGTAAAAGGAATCATTCAATTTGCTCCAATAGGTATTATGTCACTTGTATTCAGTGCAGTGGCAGAAAGCGGTTTAAGCATTTTCATTCAATATGGACAATTGATCTTACTCCTTGTCGCTTGTATTGCAACAGTTGCATTGATTACAGATCCTTTGATTGCAGCATTCGCTTTAAGACGCAATCCTTATCCACTTGTTTTCACTTGCCTTAAGGAAAGTGGTATAACTGCATTCTTTACAAGAAGTTCAGCAGCGAACATTCCGGTGAATATGAGACTTTGTGAAAGATTAGGTCTTGATAAGGACTTCTATTCAATCAGTATTCCACTTGGAGCTACAATCAACATGGAAGGTGCAGCCATTACAATCACAATAATGACTTTAGCTGTTTGTCATACTTTGGGAATTAGTGTAGACTTGCCTACAACCATTGTTTTATGTATTATCTCTACATTGGCAGCAGCTGGATCTTCAGGTGTTGCTGGAGGTTCCTTATTGCTTATTCCAATGGCATGTTCATTGTTTGGAATACCTGCAGACATTTCCATGCAAGCCATTGCTGTCGGATTCATCATTGGGGTAATTCAAGACTCCTGTGAAACCGCTCTTAACTCAAGTGGGGATGCATTGTTCTCTGCAACAGCCGAGTATCATGACAGGGCAAAAGCAGGAGAACCAGTTAATTTCTTAGGTGAATTTGCTAAAAATAAGGAAGAGACAACAGCTTAA
- the cca gene encoding CCA tRNA nucleotidyltransferase: MNYESILKQLRPTSEEIDAVNGTTEKVINFINELCEKEGIDAKANAVGSVAKNTWLRGKSDIDIFISFPIDTDMDYLKEKGLDIAYKTNEALDGNPSEHYASHPYLTCDIDGFEVDIVPCYAIGEGQSIISAVDRTILHTKYIQRHLRKEQEDEVLLLKKFMDAVGTYGSEFKTGGFAGYLCELLILKYGTFEATLRTAQNWKRHTVIDLEDFGTAGNPLFKNDPLVFIDPTDKNRNVGAALRMERYVDFIVASRNFLGIADDNDLNEEEKQEKIIEFFKPLEKEHLFGKSNEEIANYIMESFKDRETQTLVIKFPIPEMSADALHPQLLKTVSSICEKIEMEEFSVFKYDYWTDEERFVIFTIELNVFKQGKYYIHKGPKVWPKKACDNFKKKWQDALYPLDEFMVLTREREFKTAKEFLEKTLDDNHIHIFKIGKNIKEAICSDECVPIEIDEFLNDLNTEFDYGISNKTGDELAKDYLNSLDDFLNPGQYIKR, from the coding sequence ATGAATTATGAATCAATATTAAAACAATTAAGACCAACTTCTGAAGAGATTGATGCAGTTAATGGAACTACTGAAAAGGTAATTAATTTCATTAATGAACTCTGCGAAAAAGAAGGCATTGATGCTAAAGCCAATGCTGTTGGTTCTGTTGCAAAAAACACTTGGTTAAGAGGTAAATCTGATATAGACATTTTCATTAGTTTTCCTATTGATACAGATATGGATTACCTTAAGGAAAAGGGTTTGGATATTGCATATAAAACCAATGAAGCATTAGATGGAAACCCTTCAGAGCATTACGCTTCCCATCCCTATTTGACCTGTGACATAGATGGCTTTGAAGTTGATATAGTTCCTTGTTATGCTATTGGAGAGGGCCAATCCATTATTTCTGCTGTTGATAGAACAATTTTGCATACAAAATATATTCAAAGGCATTTAAGAAAAGAGCAGGAAGATGAGGTTCTATTGCTTAAGAAGTTTATGGATGCTGTTGGAACTTATGGTTCTGAATTCAAGACAGGTGGTTTTGCAGGATATTTATGTGAATTGCTTATCTTAAAGTATGGAACATTTGAAGCCACTTTAAGAACTGCTCAAAACTGGAAAAGGCACACTGTAATTGATTTGGAAGATTTTGGTACAGCAGGAAATCCTCTCTTTAAGAATGACCCTCTTGTTTTCATTGATCCAACAGACAAAAACAGAAATGTAGGTGCAGCTTTAAGAATGGAAAGGTATGTTGATTTCATTGTCGCTTCCAGAAACTTCTTAGGCATTGCTGATGATAATGACTTGAATGAGGAAGAAAAGCAGGAAAAGATAATTGAATTCTTCAAGCCTCTAGAAAAAGAGCATTTATTCGGTAAATCCAATGAAGAAATAGCTAATTATATAATGGAGTCATTTAAAGATAGGGAGACTCAAACATTAGTCATTAAGTTCCCTATTCCAGAAATGTCTGCTGATGCTCTTCATCCGCAGTTGCTTAAGACTGTAAGTTCCATTTGTGAAAAGATAGAGATGGAAGAATTTTCTGTATTTAAATATGATTATTGGACAGATGAAGAGAGATTCGTTATTTTTACCATAGAGCTCAATGTATTCAAGCAAGGAAAATACTACATACACAAAGGTCCTAAAGTATGGCCTAAGAAAGCTTGTGACAATTTCAAGAAGAAATGGCAGGATGCTTTATATCCTTTAGATGAATTTATGGTTTTAACAAGGGAAAGAGAGTTTAAGACTGCAAAAGAATTTTTAGAGAAAACCTTAGATGATAATCATATACATATCTTCAAGATTGGAAAGAACATTAAGGAAGCTATTTGCAGTGATGAATGTGTTCCTATTGAAATAGATGAATTCCTTAATGATTTAAATACTGAATTTGATTATGGCATTTCCAATAAGACTGGTGATGAATTAGCAAAAGATTATTTAAACTCTTTAGATGACTTTTTGAATCCTGGACAGTATATTAAAAGATAA
- the thpR gene encoding RNA 2',3'-cyclic phosphodiesterase → MKTSKSETIRSFLAIELDQELVPKILDVQKEFKKTNANIKYVPSKNMHFTLKFFGNIDLDMVEDIADAVNKVIKNYSSFDLNIKKCGCFPNKNVIKVLWFGLDEGSPIINLQKDLDKEFRKLGFKKERNFISHLTIGRVKSPKNKKEIRQTIEKLENIEIGNFTVSKICLKKSTLTPQGPIYEDIKVFELN, encoded by the coding sequence ATGAAAACAAGTAAATCTGAAACCATCAGAAGCTTTTTAGCCATTGAACTTGATCAAGAATTGGTGCCTAAGATTCTAGATGTTCAAAAGGAGTTTAAGAAGACAAATGCCAATATAAAATATGTTCCATCAAAGAACATGCATTTTACCTTGAAGTTCTTTGGAAACATTGATTTGGATATGGTTGAAGATATTGCTGATGCAGTCAATAAAGTCATAAAAAATTACTCTTCTTTTGATTTGAATATTAAGAAATGTGGTTGTTTCCCAAATAAAAATGTAATTAAAGTTCTATGGTTTGGATTGGATGAAGGCTCTCCAATAATTAATCTTCAAAAGGACCTTGATAAGGAATTCAGGAAATTAGGATTCAAGAAGGAAAGGAACTTCATTTCCCATTTGACTATCGGAAGAGTGAAAAGTCCTAAGAATAAAAAAGAGATAAGGCAAACAATTGAAAAATTGGAAAATATTGAAATTGGAAATTTCACTGTTTCTAAAATCTGCTTAAAAAAGAGCACTTTAACCCCTCAAGGGCCAATCTATGAGGATATTAAAGTGTTTGAATTGAATTAA
- a CDS encoding GNAT family N-acetyltransferase, which produces MRAEVFVVEQNCAYQDLDDKDKCAYHLFLEDEDNSTVIALLRILPENIAYDDMAIGRVIVKKSHRGQGISRIMMKKAIAFIIENLGKKRIRLSGQAYLTEFYEDLGFEKVSGLYLEDGIDHYEFLYEIE; this is translated from the coding sequence TTGAGAGCAGAAGTATTTGTTGTTGAACAGAATTGCGCTTATCAAGACTTGGATGATAAAGACAAGTGTGCATATCATCTATTTTTAGAAGATGAAGACAATTCAACAGTTATAGCCCTTTTAAGAATCCTTCCAGAAAATATTGCATATGATGATATGGCTATTGGAAGAGTGATTGTTAAGAAGTCACACAGAGGGCAGGGCATCTCTAGAATAATGATGAAGAAGGCAATTGCATTCATAATAGAAAACTTAGGTAAAAAAAGAATAAGACTATCCGGACAAGCTTATTTAACTGAATTCTATGAGGATCTTGGTTTTGAAAAAGTCTCTGGTCTTTATTTGGAAGATGGAATAGACCATTATGAGTTTTTATATGAAATAGAATAA
- a CDS encoding vWA domain-containing protein: protein MDNESLKIDNQDSGEISDLEEMKENFNETYQENKNKNNVKGGNDMRNENKIVVDDYSDEKIANIGLEDEEMDLFFILDRSGSMGGSETDTINGFNSFIERQAKKNHNIFVTTILFDDRYEVLYSRKPISKVEPLTEKEYYVRGLTALLDSIGKTVNTYKNKVGSAMCIITSDGYENASREFKRDQIKNLIESSGWEFVFIGADIDAYSEASDIGIRSSRIAKSRKSADGFEDMYDACEIVTDRFYRLRNINDDNEDWKEKLD from the coding sequence ATGGATAATGAAAGTTTAAAAATCGACAATCAGGATTCTGGTGAAATCTCTGATCTTGAAGAAATGAAAGAAAATTTTAATGAAACATACCAAGAAAACAAAAATAAAAATAATGTAAAAGGGGGAAATGATATGAGAAATGAAAATAAAATAGTTGTAGATGACTACAGTGATGAAAAAATTGCAAATATTGGTCTTGAAGATGAGGAAATGGATTTATTCTTCATTTTAGACAGAAGCGGATCTATGGGGGGCAGTGAAACTGATACCATTAATGGGTTCAATTCTTTCATTGAAAGGCAAGCAAAGAAAAACCACAATATATTTGTAACAACCATTCTCTTTGATGACAGATATGAAGTCCTATATTCCAGAAAACCTATATCTAAAGTTGAGCCACTTACTGAAAAAGAGTATTATGTTAGAGGATTAACAGCATTGCTTGATTCAATTGGAAAAACTGTAAACACCTATAAAAACAAAGTAGGCTCCGCTATGTGTATCATAACTTCAGATGGTTATGAAAATGCTTCCAGAGAGTTCAAAAGGGATCAAATAAAGAATTTAATTGAAAGTAGCGGATGGGAATTTGTATTCATAGGAGCAGATATTGACGCTTACTCTGAAGCTTCAGATATTGGAATCCGCAGTAGCCGTATAGCTAAAAGCAGAAAAAGTGCTGATGGTTTCGAAGATATGTATGATGCATGTGAAATAGTCACTGATAGGTTCTACAGATTAAGAAACATTAATGATGACAATGAGGATTGGAAAGAGAAATTAGACTAA
- the npdG gene encoding NADPH-dependent F420 reductase, protein MIVSVIGGTGPQGLGIALRLAIEGVEVIVGSRKEEKALDVVAEAKEKYADYDLNIKGLANEDAAKEGDILILTVPLAAQKPTVEGIKEFCTDKIVLDATVPLETAIGGKPFRFIDLMEGSAAERTASILDGTGAKVICAFCNISNSHLSNIPEDIDCDCLIAGDDKEAKEIAAELINKIPGVRTIDTGILEKSRIIEKITPLLIGLNIKYKSHYGGLRITGIPKLDE, encoded by the coding sequence ATGATCGTAAGTGTAATTGGTGGAACTGGTCCACAAGGTTTAGGAATTGCTCTTAGATTAGCAATTGAAGGTGTAGAAGTTATTGTCGGTTCTCGTAAGGAAGAAAAGGCTTTAGATGTTGTTGCAGAAGCTAAGGAAAAATATGCTGACTACGACTTAAACATCAAAGGTTTAGCTAACGAAGATGCAGCAAAAGAAGGAGACATTTTAATCCTCACTGTACCTCTCGCAGCACAAAAACCAACTGTAGAAGGCATCAAGGAATTCTGTACTGATAAAATCGTATTAGATGCAACTGTACCTTTAGAAACTGCAATTGGTGGAAAACCATTCAGATTCATTGACTTAATGGAAGGCTCTGCTGCAGAAAGAACCGCATCTATCCTTGACGGAACCGGTGCAAAAGTTATCTGTGCATTCTGTAACATCAGTAACTCCCACTTATCCAACATTCCAGAAGACATTGACTGTGACTGTTTAATTGCTGGTGATGACAAGGAAGCAAAAGAAATTGCAGCAGAACTCATCAATAAGATTCCTGGTGTAAGAACCATCGATACTGGAATCTTGGAAAAATCCAGAATCATCGAAAAGATTACCCCATTGTTAATCGGATTAAACATCAAATACAAATCCCATTACGGTGGACTCAGAATCACTGGAATTCCAAAATTAGATGAATAA
- a CDS encoding putative quinol monooxygenase: protein MSFIVVMAELIPKEGAEEKLIPLAEALVEATLKEEGNIGYKCLKSITDGTFTFVEEWESVEALSDHLNSTHFKLFSKESADLAEDMEIKVLSAEEVNLYE from the coding sequence ATGAGCTTTATAGTAGTTATGGCAGAACTTATACCAAAAGAAGGAGCAGAAGAGAAATTGATTCCTCTTGCAGAAGCATTGGTTGAAGCAACCCTTAAAGAGGAAGGAAACATTGGTTATAAATGCTTAAAATCAATTACAGATGGAACTTTCACTTTCGTTGAAGAGTGGGAAAGCGTAGAAGCATTAAGTGACCATCTGAATTCAACTCATTTCAAATTATTCTCAAAGGAATCTGCTGATTTAGCAGAGGATATGGAAATTAAAGTGCTTAGCGCTGAAGAAGTAAATTTATACGAATAA
- the priS gene encoding DNA primase catalytic subunit PriS: protein MFGQSSIQERRRYYREEWSEKDIPDFIADGITKREFGFDHLGHGPNDRYKVFFGTRPLKRFLRTKAPFAAYISVAFYASPRNRGGWEKAEYIFDIDAKDLPIRSCTCDGVCEICLGEALERVNIMLDTLKGDLGLKNIHLIYSGRGFHIRILDPVMMEADSDLRGEVLKYVAGAEVPKSQYPNPSGKPYNFEHFSIPIAYPAIFTEKVKYNILHMKGDEKLDGINNRLLKDMVKNRDYLYDDDWGSFKQAIGPRRYKDMVNAMARVNLATIDAKVTIDLKRILRLPSSLHSKVSMKCVEVKNPETFDPFKHAVPKFVYERKDESIAEK from the coding sequence ATGTTTGGACAATCAAGTATCCAAGAAAGAAGGAGATATTACAGGGAAGAATGGTCTGAAAAGGACATTCCAGATTTTATCGCAGATGGAATCACTAAAAGGGAATTCGGTTTTGATCATTTAGGTCATGGTCCTAATGACCGTTATAAAGTGTTTTTTGGAACAAGGCCTCTCAAGCGATTTTTAAGAACTAAAGCACCATTTGCAGCATACATTTCTGTGGCATTTTATGCAAGTCCAAGAAATCGTGGAGGATGGGAAAAGGCAGAATACATATTTGATATTGATGCAAAGGATTTGCCTATTCGCTCCTGCACTTGCGATGGAGTATGCGAGATTTGCTTAGGGGAAGCTCTTGAGAGAGTAAACATTATGCTAGACACTTTAAAAGGTGATTTAGGCCTTAAGAACATACATCTTATTTATTCAGGAAGGGGATTCCACATAAGGATACTTGACCCTGTAATGATGGAAGCGGACAGTGACTTAAGGGGAGAGGTTTTGAAATATGTTGCTGGAGCGGAAGTTCCAAAATCACAGTATCCAAATCCAAGTGGAAAGCCTTATAATTTTGAGCATTTCTCAATTCCAATAGCTTATCCCGCGATTTTCACTGAAAAGGTAAAGTATAACATTCTTCACATGAAGGGAGATGAGAAGCTTGATGGAATCAACAATAGATTGTTGAAGGACATGGTAAAGAATAGGGATTACCTTTACGATGATGATTGGGGATCATTCAAGCAGGCTATTGGTCCAAGAAGGTATAAGGATATGGTAAATGCCATGGCAAGAGTGAACCTTGCAACAATTGATGCAAAGGTAACCATTGATTTAAAGAGGATTTTAAGACTTCCTAGTTCCCTTCACTCTAAAGTAAGCATGAAATGCGTTGAGGTAAAGAATCCTGAAACATTCGATCCATTTAAACATGCTGTTCCTAAATTTGTATATGAAAGAAAGGATGAATCTATTGCAGAAAAATAG